A region from the Nematostella vectensis chromosome 13, jaNemVect1.1, whole genome shotgun sequence genome encodes:
- the LOC116611542 gene encoding uncharacterized protein LOC116611542 translates to MLLKAALLLVVLAYSKTSGFIMKENTSIEDCYEIVESALQTYHKICPETGKLLGCVNRINSSSDDMLRNYRFVVLAYIRMNNMTKVCELEEPRIRQLNRLRNEVLKQPWTTQMEQNKKFIRLALLKRYPASPSAEASHKECMDEFSKLLNHYSACTVYRELIQCFERKALSTQDRLTEAFYNVTVMPAFNIIFFGNQPILCPRLIRTG, encoded by the exons ATGCTATTGAAGGCGGCTCTACTCTTGGTGGTATTAGCTTATTCCAAAACATCGGGCTTCATCATGAAGGAAAATACGTCAATCGAGGACTGTTACGAAATTGTAGAAAGTGCGCTCCAGACATACCACAAAATCTGTCCTGAAACTGGT AAGTTGCTTGGGTGTGTCAATAGAATTAATTCCTCTTCGGACGACATGCTGAGGAACTATCGCTTCGTGGTGCTGGCCTACATCCGGATGAATAATATGACTAAGGTTTGTGAACTAGAAGAACCGAGAATACGACAGCTGAATCGTCTCAGAAATGAAGTCCTGAAACAACCAT GGACAACTCAAATGGAACAGAACAAAAAGTTTATCCGCTTGGCACTTTTAAAGC GGTATCCGGCAAGTCCATCAGCTGAGGCATCCCACAAAGAATGCATGGACGAGTTTTCAAAGCTCCTTAACCATTACAGCGCTTGCACCGTGTATAGAGAACTCATCCAGTGTTTCGAGAGAAAGGCCCTATCTACGCAGGACCGCCTAACAGAGGCGTTTTATAACGTCACCGTTATGCCAGCCTTTAATATTATCTTCTTTGGCAATCAACCAATATTATGCCCTCGCCTTATAAGAACTGGCTAG
- the LOC116611543 gene encoding uncharacterized protein LOC116611543 — protein MLLKAALLLVLLAYSKTSGFIMRTSIEDCYKIVESALQKYHKICPETGKLLWCVNRIDSSSDDVLRNYRFVVLAYIRMNSMTKVCELDPRIRWQLNRLRNEVLKQPWTTQMEQNKKFIHLAFFPGDPASPSAEASHKECMDEFSKLLKHYSACNVYRELIQCFKSKALSAHDHLTEAFYNVTVMPAFSLFLICNQPLSSPVIHIPLINGNHLSPNTVLLRTG, from the exons ATGCTATTGAAGGCGGCTCTACTCTTGGTGCTATTAGCTTATTCCAAAACATCGGGCTTCATCATGAGGACATCAATCGAGGACTGTTACAAAATTGTAGAAAGTGCGCTCCAGAAATACCACAAAATCTGTCCTGAAACTGGT AAGTTGCTTTGGTGTGTCAATAGAATTGATTCTTCTTCGGACGACGTGCTGAGGAACTATCGCTTCGTGGTGCTGGCCTACATCCGGATGAATAGCATGACCAAAGTTTGTGAACTAGATCCGAGAATACGATGGCAGCTGAATCGTCTCAGAAATGAAGTCCTGAAACAACCAT GGACAACTCAAATGGAACAGAACAAAAAGTTTATCCACTTGGCATTTTTCCCGG GGGATCCGGCAAGTCCATCAGCTGAGGCATCCCACAAAGAATGCATGGACGAGTTTTCAAAGCTCCTTAAACATTACAGCGCTTGCAACGTGTATAGAGAACTCATCCAGTGTTTCAAGAGCAAGGCCCTATCTGCGCATGACCACCTAACAGAGGCGTTTTATAACGTCACCGTTATGCCAGCCTTCAGTCTTTTCTTGATTTGCAATCAACCATTATCATCCCCTGTCATTCATATCCCTTTAATAAATGGCAATCATCTATCACCAAACACTGTCCTTTTAAGAACTGGTTAG